In the genome of Bacteroidota bacterium, one region contains:
- a CDS encoding glycoside hydrolase family 2 TIM barrel-domain containing protein, with protein MQKVIVVILLTTLVAAQPSLCLPPNGNGRTQVELNSGWVCKNIKQEGASGERLSTRSYPLSRWMPATVPGTVLTMMLNNKLVPDPFYGMNNAKIPDIYQTGSDYYTYWFVNDFQTNAPHNGEQVWLDFRGVNYSCELYLNGRKLNKTTHRGMFLRQSYNITSFLSSDGKNRLAVLVYPPDPAGDPNGGQGGDGTIAHSITNQYVAGWDWIQPIRDRNTGIWDKVTIKRTNTIRLKNPYVITIVPGKRFPGEPQSPAIIRASAEIENPTGKEVRGTLRYVLEGNTVEKEAVLPPDSTTEIHLPDLLLQQPRLWWPNGYGGQPLYSFEFQFINSDNNVLDAETVVTGVREIQTQWNSHTNSREVLVNGQKIFIKGGDWIISDAMLRFSRERYDAEIRFHRDMNLNLIRIWGGAITERPEFYEACDKYGLLVFQDLWISGDCNGKWFDASKKDDQWTRRNYPDDHRLFLTSLADQLKMNRNHPSLAFYCGGNEIPPPEDILFAMKDSLLPALDSARYLFEYSNVDSMSYNSLGGNGDGPYRIEPVNFFWDNHFFPFNSEIGSVGVGDDESLQRFIPKENMAVPDLAANKIDSVWRYHKFSGYGKFIDAYGKPATVRDFAAKAQLVNYDEYRGLMEGHIDHMWDWYTGVIIWKTQNPWTALRGQMYDYYLDPNACLYGLHHANEPVHAMYDPTDGMLVVANHTFVPYRDVMLQARAFDMGGKDTLVFQWIIQISPTTTQKISSIKETVDKLFSAQGCFLSLRLINASHKTLSDNFYWLPDSTGNYSGLRNIAKAKLETEAKKAGEGRIEVSLENPAGSPVAFFNRVSLIDMKTKKRLLPVFYSDNYVSVLPGEEKKIFIDSPSSVNVVNSEVSISGWNVEEALVRIK; from the coding sequence ATGCAAAAGGTGATTGTCGTTATCTTATTGACCACGCTGGTTGCGGCACAACCATCGCTGTGCCTTCCTCCGAATGGCAACGGCCGCACACAAGTAGAATTGAATTCCGGCTGGGTCTGCAAAAATATCAAACAGGAAGGGGCTTCGGGAGAAAGATTGTCCACCCGCTCATATCCGTTGTCGCGCTGGATGCCTGCAACGGTACCAGGCACGGTATTAACGATGATGCTCAATAATAAACTTGTCCCCGACCCTTTTTACGGAATGAACAACGCAAAAATTCCGGACATTTATCAAACCGGGTCCGATTACTACACCTATTGGTTTGTGAATGATTTCCAAACCAACGCGCCGCATAACGGCGAACAGGTTTGGCTGGACTTCCGCGGAGTCAACTATTCCTGCGAACTATATCTTAACGGCCGCAAGTTGAACAAGACGACTCACCGCGGGATGTTCTTGCGTCAATCCTACAATATTACCTCTTTTCTTTCTTCGGACGGAAAGAACCGCCTCGCCGTTCTGGTGTATCCTCCCGATCCGGCCGGCGATCCCAACGGCGGACAGGGGGGCGACGGAACGATCGCGCACAGCATCACGAACCAATATGTGGCAGGATGGGATTGGATCCAGCCGATTCGGGACAGGAACACCGGAATTTGGGACAAAGTCACGATCAAGAGAACGAACACCATCCGACTGAAAAATCCCTACGTCATAACGATCGTTCCGGGGAAGCGATTTCCCGGGGAGCCGCAATCTCCGGCGATCATCAGAGCGAGTGCGGAGATCGAAAATCCGACCGGGAAAGAGGTGCGGGGAACACTCAGGTATGTGCTCGAAGGAAACACCGTCGAAAAGGAAGCCGTTCTCCCGCCGGATTCTACGACAGAGATACATTTACCCGATCTCCTTTTGCAGCAACCAAGATTATGGTGGCCGAACGGCTACGGCGGCCAACCGCTCTACTCCTTTGAGTTCCAATTCATCAACAGCGATAACAATGTGCTCGATGCAGAAACCGTCGTGACCGGCGTTCGGGAAATTCAGACACAATGGAACAGCCACACGAACAGTCGGGAGGTTCTGGTAAATGGGCAGAAAATTTTTATCAAAGGAGGCGACTGGATCATCTCGGATGCCATGCTTCGGTTCTCGCGTGAACGGTACGACGCGGAAATCCGCTTCCACCGGGACATGAACTTGAACCTGATCCGCATTTGGGGGGGAGCGATCACCGAGCGCCCGGAATTTTACGAGGCGTGCGACAAGTATGGATTGCTCGTCTTTCAGGACCTATGGATCTCCGGGGATTGCAACGGCAAGTGGTTCGACGCGTCGAAAAAAGATGATCAGTGGACACGGCGAAACTATCCCGACGATCATCGATTGTTCCTTACGTCTCTTGCGGACCAATTGAAGATGAACCGAAATCATCCCTCGCTCGCATTCTATTGCGGCGGCAACGAAATTCCCCCTCCCGAAGACATCCTATTTGCCATGAAGGATTCACTGCTGCCTGCGCTCGACAGCGCGCGGTATCTTTTCGAATACTCGAATGTCGACAGCATGTCGTACAACTCCCTCGGCGGAAACGGAGACGGCCCTTACCGGATCGAGCCGGTGAATTTTTTCTGGGACAATCATTTCTTTCCTTTCAATTCCGAGATCGGCTCGGTCGGCGTGGGAGATGATGAATCACTCCAGCGATTCATCCCAAAAGAAAACATGGCCGTCCCCGATTTGGCTGCCAATAAAATTGATTCCGTCTGGCGGTACCACAAATTCAGCGGCTATGGAAAGTTCATTGATGCCTACGGAAAGCCGGCGACGGTCAGAGACTTCGCCGCAAAAGCGCAGCTGGTGAACTACGACGAATACCGCGGGTTGATGGAGGGGCACATCGATCATATGTGGGATTGGTACACCGGAGTCATCATCTGGAAGACGCAAAATCCATGGACCGCTTTGCGCGGACAGATGTACGATTATTACCTCGACCCGAACGCCTGCCTGTACGGACTGCACCATGCCAACGAGCCGGTGCATGCGATGTATGATCCGACGGACGGAATGCTGGTCGTCGCTAACCACACCTTCGTGCCGTACCGGGACGTGATGCTGCAGGCCCGGGCGTTTGACATGGGGGGAAAGGACACGCTGGTGTTCCAATGGATCATCCAAATAAGCCCGACAACCACTCAGAAGATCAGTTCGATAAAGGAAACTGTGGATAAGCTTTTCTCAGCGCAGGGGTGTTTCCTGTCGCTTCGATTAATCAACGCGTCACATAAGACGCTGAGTGACAATTTTTACTGGCTGCCGGATTCTACCGGAAATTATTCCGGCCTGCGGAATATAGCGAAAGCAAAACTAGAGACTGAAGCCAAGAAGGCGGGTGAAGGAAGAATTGAAGTATCTCTCGAAAACCCCGCCGGATCGCCCGTGGCCTTCTTCAATAGAGTCTCATTGATTGATATGAAGACGAAGAAACGATTGCTGCCGGTGTTCTACAGCGACAATTATGTTTCCGTACTGCCCGGCGAGGAAAAGAAGATCTTTATTGATTCCCCGTCATCGGTCAACGTGGTGAATTCGGAGGTCTCGATCAGCGGATGGAATGTGGAAGAAGCTCTTGTGAGGATAAAATAG
- a CDS encoding outer membrane lipoprotein-sorting protein — MNRSLLLCLTSLISFLPQQPSGDELLKKVDENMFAENKIVVSRMVIRGRRETRTVQSKSWQRGTNESYTEFLAPAREKGTKMLKLKDMLWDYSPSTDRTIMISGSLLRQSVMGSDLSYEDMMEDPHLPNLYSAKVISEDTLSGRDCWVVDLTAKKEDIAYHHRRVWVDKDRYVLLRENLYAESGKLLKTVDVREVMRVQNRWVSKSVLYKDVLKDGEGTEFLIDSIDLDASIPDYLFSKAALKR; from the coding sequence ATGAATCGTTCGTTATTGCTGTGTTTGACTTCGCTTATTTCATTTCTTCCACAGCAGCCTTCCGGCGATGAGCTATTGAAGAAGGTTGATGAAAATATGTTTGCGGAGAACAAGATCGTTGTTTCGCGGATGGTCATTCGTGGACGCAGAGAGACGCGAACAGTCCAATCAAAATCGTGGCAGAGAGGTACGAACGAATCGTACACCGAGTTTCTGGCGCCGGCGAGGGAAAAAGGGACTAAAATGCTGAAGCTGAAGGACATGTTGTGGGATTATTCGCCTTCCACCGACCGCACGATCATGATCTCGGGAAGCTTGCTGCGGCAGTCGGTGATGGGCTCCGATCTGTCGTACGAAGATATGATGGAAGACCCGCATCTCCCCAATTTATACTCCGCGAAAGTGATTTCCGAGGATACCCTCAGCGGGCGCGATTGCTGGGTTGTCGATCTGACCGCCAAAAAGGAAGATATTGCTTATCATCACCGCCGCGTATGGGTGGATAAAGACCGCTATGTCCTGCTGCGTGAAAATCTTTACGCCGAGAGCGGAAAATTACTAAAGACGGTCGACGTGCGCGAGGTCATGAGGGTGCAAAACCGATGGGTCTCGAAATCGGTTCTATACAAGGATGTTTTGAAGGATGGGGAGGGGACGGAGTTCCTGATCGACTCCATCGATCTCGATGCTTCAATTCCGGACTATCTCTTTTCCAAAGCGGCGCTGAAGAGATAA
- a CDS encoding FtsX-like permease family protein — protein sequence MISFLFKGLLRDRSRSLFPFITVLAGVLLTVILHAWLNGTVSSMIQSTAHFSTGHVLVMTRAYAKEADQVPNDLALLGIDSLMTELKRDYPDILWTPRIKFGGLLDIPDEKGETRAQAPVSGLAVDLLSAGSPEETILNVKQAIVSGRMPNQPGEILVGEELADKLRVQAGGTATLISSTMYGSMSMTNFAVVGTVRFGIVAMDKGTMIADVADIQRALDIQNGAGEILGFFTDDIYHQERAAAVTSEFNSRHTPSPAAGPNTGDQFSPVMQTLRTASGLSDYLDYVDLFSNVIIGIFIFAMSIVLWNAGLTGSLRRYGEIGVRLAVGEDKTHIYFSLLAESLMIGFIGSLAGTAIGLSIAYYGQVKGLDIGSVLKDSSMMLPNVVRAQITPFTFVVGFLPGLMATFLGTAISGIGIYKRQTSELFKELEA from the coding sequence ATGATCTCATTCCTCTTCAAAGGGCTTCTGCGCGACCGATCGCGCTCGTTGTTCCCCTTCATCACCGTTCTGGCCGGAGTTCTCCTCACGGTTATTCTCCACGCATGGTTGAACGGCACGGTCTCGTCAATGATCCAGTCGACGGCACACTTCAGCACCGGGCATGTCCTTGTCATGACGCGGGCGTATGCGAAAGAGGCGGACCAGGTCCCCAATGATCTGGCGCTTCTGGGAATCGACTCGCTCATGACGGAGTTGAAACGCGACTACCCTGATATTCTCTGGACTCCGCGGATCAAATTCGGCGGTCTACTGGACATCCCCGATGAAAAAGGAGAGACGCGGGCTCAGGCGCCGGTCAGCGGGCTCGCCGTCGATCTTCTTTCGGCCGGGAGTCCGGAGGAAACAATTCTCAACGTTAAACAGGCGATCGTGTCGGGCAGGATGCCGAATCAACCCGGCGAGATCCTTGTTGGGGAAGAGCTCGCCGACAAACTTCGCGTTCAAGCAGGCGGAACGGCGACGTTGATCAGCTCCACGATGTACGGCAGCATGAGCATGACGAATTTCGCCGTGGTAGGCACGGTGCGTTTCGGCATTGTTGCCATGGATAAAGGGACGATGATCGCTGACGTTGCGGACATCCAGCGGGCGCTGGATATTCAAAACGGAGCGGGGGAGATCCTGGGCTTTTTTACCGATGATATCTATCATCAGGAGCGGGCGGCTGCAGTAACGTCGGAGTTCAATTCCAGGCATACACCTTCTCCGGCGGCCGGCCCGAACACCGGCGATCAATTTTCCCCCGTCATGCAAACACTCCGCACCGCAAGCGGTCTCTCAGATTATCTGGATTATGTCGACCTTTTCTCCAACGTCATCATTGGAATTTTCATTTTTGCGATGTCGATCGTTCTTTGGAATGCAGGACTGACCGGCAGTCTCCGCCGGTACGGCGAGATCGGCGTCCGTCTGGCGGTGGGGGAAGACAAGACGCATATTTATTTTTCACTCCTCGCGGAATCGCTGATGATCGGTTTCATCGGATCACTTGCCGGTACGGCCATCGGGTTATCGATCGCGTATTACGGACAGGTGAAGGGGCTGGATATCGGGTCGGTGCTGAAAGACAGTTCGATGATGCTTCCGAACGTCGTGCGGGCACAGATCACACCGTTCACTTTCGTCGTTGGCTTCCTGCCTGGATTGATGGCGACTTTTCTGGGGACAGCGATCTCCGGCATCGGCATCTATAAACGGCAAACATCGGAATTGTTCAAGGAGCTTGAAGCATGA
- a CDS encoding FtsX-like permease family protein — protein sequence MLILKLALRNILHAGLRTWLNVVALSFAFVAIVFLQGFYDGLNDQVERSTVDALYGGGQYWQNGYNPYDPLSLEDAHAVINPQLQTLIDRQKATPILIRTATIYPQGRFRSIILKGIDPDQTILSLPTSLLKSGPDGIPGIIGNRMAKSAGLKKGDLVTVQWRDVHGTFDARDVRIVEVFSSTVQDIDNEQIWIPLRQLQQFTRMEHQATIVVLKQNATPAGNVEGWDFKNLNVLLQDLHSMVRMKRVQGSIMYLLLLFLAMLAIFDTQVLSIWRRRKEMGTLMALGMTRTRIIELFTLEGAFHSLLAAAVAALYGIPLLAVIANKGFALPSGTDNFGFAIGEKLFPTYSPELIIGTTVVVCVVTTIVSYLPTRKIADLKPTDALRGKLS from the coding sequence ATGCTGATCCTTAAACTTGCACTCAGGAATATTCTTCACGCGGGCCTTCGAACCTGGCTCAACGTGGTAGCGCTGTCTTTTGCCTTCGTGGCGATCGTTTTCCTGCAGGGATTCTATGACGGCCTGAACGATCAGGTCGAACGTTCAACCGTCGACGCCCTGTACGGCGGAGGGCAATACTGGCAAAATGGGTATAATCCCTACGACCCTCTGTCGCTGGAAGATGCTCATGCGGTGATCAACCCCCAGCTGCAAACCTTGATCGATCGGCAAAAAGCAACGCCGATTCTGATCCGAACTGCAACGATCTATCCGCAGGGCCGATTTCGTTCGATTATTCTTAAAGGAATCGACCCCGACCAAACGATCCTGTCGCTGCCGACCTCACTCCTGAAATCCGGTCCGGACGGCATTCCCGGGATCATCGGAAACAGGATGGCGAAAAGCGCAGGCCTGAAAAAGGGAGACCTGGTCACCGTGCAATGGAGAGATGTTCATGGAACATTTGACGCACGCGATGTCCGGATCGTGGAAGTCTTCAGTTCCACCGTCCAGGATATCGACAATGAACAGATCTGGATCCCGTTGCGTCAACTGCAGCAGTTCACACGAATGGAACATCAGGCCACGATCGTCGTGCTGAAACAAAATGCAACGCCGGCCGGCAACGTCGAAGGATGGGATTTTAAGAATCTGAATGTTCTTCTCCAGGATCTTCATTCGATGGTGCGGATGAAAAGAGTTCAGGGGAGCATCATGTATCTTCTTCTCTTGTTCCTCGCGATGCTGGCGATCTTCGACACTCAGGTTCTTTCGATCTGGCGCCGCAGAAAAGAAATGGGAACGTTGATGGCGCTCGGAATGACCCGTACGCGGATCATCGAGCTGTTCACGCTTGAGGGGGCATTCCACAGCCTCCTTGCCGCTGCGGTCGCGGCATTGTACGGCATTCCTTTGCTGGCGGTCATCGCCAACAAAGGATTTGCCCTTCCGTCCGGTACGGATAATTTTGGCTTTGCCATCGGCGAAAAGCTCTTTCCCACTTATTCGCCCGAGCTGATCATCGGAACGACCGTCGTCGTTTGTGTCGTTACGACGATTGTCAGCTATTTGCCGACGCGGAAGATCGCAGATCTCAAACCGACCGACGCTCTGCGGGGGAAGCTCTCATGA
- a CDS encoding ABC transporter ATP-binding protein: protein MENSALITITNLNKIYSLGSTSLKALDEVNLSVMKGEFLGLIGPSGSGKTTLLNIIGSLDAPTIGSAEVLGQKIESLSHREAATLRNNHIGFIFQTFNLLPVYTVYENVEFPLLLQGMEASRRKQLVDEALEWVGLADRADSRPSQLSGGQSQRVAIARAIVKKPEIVLADEPTANLDATNSHHIMKTMVKLNEELAATFIFATHDEKVIGYLKRKITLVDGKISKDERVIDTIKR, encoded by the coding sequence ATGGAGAACTCAGCACTGATCACAATAACAAATCTTAATAAGATCTATTCCCTCGGCTCCACATCGTTGAAAGCTCTCGACGAGGTAAATCTCTCCGTGATGAAAGGAGAATTTCTCGGACTCATCGGACCGAGCGGCTCGGGGAAGACGACTCTCCTTAACATCATCGGCTCGCTCGACGCACCGACAATCGGCAGCGCCGAAGTGCTCGGACAAAAAATCGAATCTCTTTCTCACAGGGAAGCCGCAACCTTGCGCAATAATCACATCGGTTTCATCTTTCAGACCTTCAACCTGCTCCCCGTCTATACGGTGTATGAGAACGTCGAATTTCCGCTCCTGCTGCAGGGAATGGAAGCATCCCGCCGCAAGCAGCTGGTGGACGAAGCGCTGGAATGGGTCGGGCTTGCGGACCGCGCCGATTCCCGGCCGTCGCAGCTTTCCGGGGGACAAAGCCAGCGTGTCGCGATCGCACGGGCAATTGTCAAGAAGCCGGAGATCGTGCTGGCGGACGAACCGACGGCCAACCTCGACGCGACAAATTCGCACCACATCATGAAGACAATGGTGAAATTGAATGAAGAACTTGCCGCGACGTTCATTTTCGCCACACACGACGAAAAGGTCATCGGCTATTTGAAGCGAAAGATCACGCTTGTGGACGGAAAAATTTCCAAGGACGAGCGTGTAATCGATACTATCAAGCGATAG
- a CDS encoding TetR/AcrR family transcriptional regulator, with protein sequence MSASLELFAKHGYSATTTEAIAKKARISKGLIFTHFPTKQDILFTIFDEEIEKIMPEFFKADDPRPARERFIVLLNSWLNVIKTKPLLVRLSLQLSLDEEYRKLMKKRGKQYFELTFVKLSSLVKQLGSDNPDLDSFLLMFVFDGVVANYTVAPEMFPIDALKDHLIETFLSRWEKSKD encoded by the coding sequence TTGTCAGCCTCTCTGGAGCTCTTCGCCAAGCATGGCTATTCGGCGACCACCACCGAAGCGATCGCGAAAAAGGCTCGCATTTCGAAAGGGCTCATCTTCACTCACTTTCCCACAAAGCAGGATATCCTCTTCACGATCTTTGATGAGGAGATCGAGAAGATCATGCCCGAGTTCTTTAAGGCGGACGATCCGCGGCCTGCCAGGGAAAGGTTCATCGTATTGCTGAACTCATGGCTCAACGTCATTAAGACCAAACCGCTTTTGGTAAGGCTTTCACTTCAACTCAGCCTCGATGAAGAATACCGGAAGCTGATGAAGAAAAGAGGGAAACAGTATTTCGAGCTTACGTTCGTCAAGCTGAGCAGCCTCGTCAAACAGCTGGGCTCCGACAATCCCGACCTCGATAGTTTTCTTCTGATGTTCGTCTTCGACGGAGTCGTTGCAAATTATACGGTCGCTCCCGAGATGTTTCCGATCGATGCTCTCAAAGATCATTTGATCGAAACATTCCTCTCCCGTTGGGAAAAATCGAAGGATTAA
- a CDS encoding metalloregulator ArsR/SmtB family transcription factor → MQTNLDQTMMALADPTRRAILQYLSQREARVTEIARPFDMSLNAVSKHILILERAQLVNRRRQGREHYLSVNTEPLDAAADWIDEYRRAWEERLDRLDEYLKTLQVNEKNNPGVKEKKHARKKT, encoded by the coding sequence ATGCAGACGAATCTGGACCAAACGATGATGGCGCTCGCCGACCCCACCCGGCGCGCGATCCTGCAGTACCTCTCGCAGCGAGAGGCGCGCGTTACCGAGATTGCGCGGCCGTTCGACATGTCGCTGAATGCCGTTTCAAAACACATTCTCATTCTGGAACGGGCGCAGCTTGTCAACCGCCGCCGCCAAGGACGGGAACATTATCTTTCGGTAAATACTGAACCGCTCGATGCGGCCGCCGATTGGATCGATGAATACCGCCGCGCATGGGAAGAGCGCCTCGACCGCCTCGACGAATATCTCAAAACATTGCAGGTAAATGAGAAGAATAATCCAGGAGTGAAGGAGAAAAAACATGCCCGAAAAAAAACATAG
- a CDS encoding SRPBCC domain-containing protein, which yields MPEKKHRREMADARPGQKPILITRVFDAPPELVWKAWTDPKHLVRWWGPKTFTSPSCSVDFRVGGKYLFCMRSPEGKDYWSTGVYREIVPLRRIVYTDNFADEDGKIVPPSFYDFPDENWAEELLVTLTFEAVKGRTTMTLRHEGFPDAHHITLASLGWNESLDKLAQSIH from the coding sequence ATGCCCGAAAAAAAACATAGGAGAGAAATGGCAGATGCCCGGCCCGGGCAGAAGCCGATCCTCATCACTCGCGTTTTCGATGCACCCCCCGAGCTCGTGTGGAAAGCTTGGACTGATCCCAAGCACCTTGTGCGCTGGTGGGGACCGAAGACTTTTACTTCTCCCTCCTGCTCGGTAGATTTCCGCGTCGGAGGTAAATACCTATTTTGCATGCGCTCCCCTGAAGGAAAGGACTATTGGAGCACCGGCGTGTACCGCGAAATTGTTCCCTTGCGGCGAATCGTCTACACCGATAATTTCGCGGACGAGGATGGGAAGATCGTTCCCCCTTCATTCTATGATTTTCCCGACGAGAATTGGGCTGAAGAACTCTTGGTGACTCTGACATTTGAAGCGGTTAAAGGAAGGACCACGATGACGCTTCGACACGAAGGGTTCCCCGATGCTCATCACATCACGTTAGCCTCTCTCGGCTGGAATGAGTCGCTCGACAAGCTTGCACAAAGTATACACTAA
- a CDS encoding SRPBCC family protein: protein MKTHHMGKNNRATVTMEPGKQEIVITRIFNAPRDLVFRMFMDPNHIHQWWGPKYLATKVDMMEARVGGRWRFVQHDAGGKEFAFHGVYHDITPPERIIDTFEFEGLPEKGHVSLETFRLESLPGDRTKLTTVSVFQSVADRDGMAQSGMEQGINETYDRLEELLAKQLHAKGQF, encoded by the coding sequence ATGAAAACGCATCATATGGGAAAGAACAACCGCGCGACCGTTACCATGGAACCGGGAAAACAAGAGATCGTCATCACGCGCATATTTAATGCGCCGCGCGACCTCGTCTTCAGGATGTTCATGGATCCGAATCATATTCACCAATGGTGGGGACCAAAATACCTCGCCACCAAGGTCGACATGATGGAAGCCAGGGTTGGAGGAAGGTGGCGGTTCGTGCAGCACGACGCCGGCGGCAAAGAATTTGCTTTCCATGGAGTATACCATGACATCACTCCTCCTGAAAGAATTATCGATACGTTCGAGTTCGAGGGACTTCCCGAAAAGGGACATGTTTCTCTTGAAACGTTCCGGCTTGAATCCCTGCCCGGCGACCGGACAAAGCTGACTACCGTTTCGGTGTTCCAGTCTGTTGCGGACCGCGACGGAATGGCCCAATCGGGAATGGAGCAGGGCATCAACGAAACATACGACCGTCTGGAAGAACTTCTCGCAAAACAACTTCACGCTAAAGGTCAATTCTGA
- a CDS encoding dihydrofolate reductase family protein has product MRKLFTFEMVSADGFFEGPHHELDWHMVDDEFHEFSELQLSETDLLLFGRVTYQLMASYWPTAQNDPGVKDKMNNTAKVVFSRTLSKVEWNKTTLFNGNVAAEVARLKKEPGKNIALLGSGEIASLLLKAGLIDEHRIMISPVVLGAGIPLFKNLERRYELKLLKTRVFTSGNVLLCYQPDNEKIVH; this is encoded by the coding sequence ATGAGAAAGCTTTTTACGTTTGAGATGGTTTCCGCCGACGGTTTCTTCGAGGGGCCTCACCATGAATTAGACTGGCACATGGTCGACGACGAATTCCACGAATTTTCTGAGCTGCAGCTCAGCGAAACGGACCTTCTTCTGTTCGGGCGAGTGACGTATCAGCTTATGGCCTCGTACTGGCCGACTGCCCAGAACGATCCGGGAGTGAAGGATAAAATGAACAACACTGCGAAGGTCGTTTTTTCTAGAACGCTAAGCAAAGTGGAATGGAACAAAACGACGCTTTTCAACGGAAACGTAGCAGCAGAAGTGGCGCGACTAAAAAAAGAACCTGGCAAAAATATCGCTTTGTTAGGGAGCGGAGAGATCGCATCTCTCCTTCTGAAAGCGGGATTGATCGATGAGCACAGGATCATGATCAGCCCTGTCGTTCTCGGCGCCGGCATTCCTTTGTTCAAAAACCTGGAACGGAGATATGAATTAAAATTGTTGAAGACAAGGGTGTTTACGTCGGGAAATGTCCTTCTTTGTTACCAGCCCGATAACGAGAAAATTGTCCACTGA